DNA from Sulfitobacter albidus:
GCGGCTTGAGCGGCTGTTGGATGAATACTCCACCGCCGACGGGCTCGATCCCGCGCGCCGCGACCGGCTGGTGGGCGACATCCGTACCGAAGCGCAGGCCGCCGGGGTCGAGGACGACCTTGGCCTGACCGCCGACGCCTGCGAGGCCGAGGCGATCACCCGCATCGACCGTTTCGTCTGTGACATCAAGGAAAGCCAGTACGGCGACGGGTTGCATATCTTTGGCAGTGCCGAGGGAGAGACCGAGGGCCTACTGACAGCTCTTGACGGCAGGCGCGTGGCGTCCGGCCCCTCCGGCTCCCCTTACCGGGGCCGCACGGATGTGCTGCCGACGGGGCGCAACCTCTACTCCGTCGATCCCCGTGCGGTGCCGTCGCGCGCGGCCTATGCGCAGGGCGTGAAGCTCGCCGAAGAGCTGCTGCGCCGTCATTTGCAAGACAACGGTGACTGGCCGCGCGGGTTGGTCGTCGATCTGTGGGGCAGTGCCACGATGCGCACGGCGGGCGAAGAGGTCGCGATGGCGATGCACCTCGCGGGGCTTGCGCCAAAATGGGACGAGGGCAGCGAGCGCGTCTCGGGCTATGAGATCCTGCCGCTGACGCTTCTGGACCGTCCGCGCATCGACGTGACGCTGCGCGTCTCGGGGCTGTTCCGCGATATCTTCCCCGGTCTTGCGGGTCTGTTCGAGGCTGGCACCGCCGCGCTGGCCGAGCGGGAAGAGGCCGCGGACATGAACCCCTACAAACAGCGCGCGCCGCGGGTTTTCGGCCCTAAACCGGGGCTTTATGGCATGAATATGGATGCCAGCATGGCCGACTATTCCGGCGAAGGACGCTCCGCCGCGGGTGAAGCGTGGCTGAAGGCGTCCGAATACGCGCTCGATGCCAAGGGAGGCGCCGTGCAGGATCGCGCCGGGCTCGAAGCGCGCCTGCGCGCCGCCGACAGCTTTGCCCATATTCAGGATCTGACGGAAACCGATCTGCTGCTATCGTCCGATTATGCCAGCCACGAGGGCGGGTTTGCCGCCGCCATGGCGCATCTTGGCGCGCCCGAACCCGCGCTTTACCACGTCGACAGCACCAATCCCGACACCCCCCGCGCCCGCAGCCTGCCCGAGGAAATCGCCCGCGTTGTGCGCGCCCGTGCCGCCAACCCGGATTGGGCCGACGGCATGATGCGCCACGGGTTCAGGGGCGCGGCCGAAATCGCCGCGACCCTCGACAACCTCGCGGCATTTGCCCATCTCACCCGGTCTGTCCCGCCGCATCTATTTGATTTGTATTTCGACGCAACCTTAGGGCGCGATGACCTCGTGACCTTCATGCAAGACGCCAATCCCAAGGCGCTTGCCGCCATGCGTGACCGCTTTGCCGCGCTGCGTGACGCGGGGCTATGGGTGACGCGCCGCAACTCGATCGCCTCGGCGATGGAGGCGGCAGAGTGAGCGCGCATGAGGTCAAGGGCTGGTGCCCGGGTGCGCTGCGCCCAATGCGCTCCGGTGATGGTCTGGTGGTTCGCGTGCGTCCCTTCGGCGGGCGGTTGAGGCGCGCGCAGGCCGACGGCATCGCCACGCTCGCCGCCGCCCATGGCAATGGTCTGCTGGATCTGTCGAGCCGGGGAAACCTGCAAATCCGCGGCGTAACCGATACCAGTCTCCCCCACTTGATCGAAGGCTTGCGCGCGATGGGTCTGATTGACCCCTCGGAAGAGGTCGAGAGCCGTCGCAATATCCTCGTCACTCCGTTCTGGGCGCCTGGCGACGGGACCGAAGGGCTGGTAAGCGCGTTGACAGACGCACTTTCCACGCCGGACGCGCCAGCGCTTCCCGGTAAATTCGGCTTTGCCATCGACACGCAACGCAGCCCCGCCCTGCAAAACGCCTCTGCCGATATCCGGCTGGAACGCGACGCTCAGGGCGGGCTGATCTTGGTGGCCGAAGGGATGCTGACCGGCAAACCGGTGACGCAGCAGACCGCCGTGGCTGAGGCGATGGCGCTTGCCGATTGGTTCACACGCGCCGGCGGTGGCGCCCGACGCATGTCAGCACTGATCGCGACGGGCACTGTGCCCAAGGGGCATGACACGCCCCGCCAAGCAGGGAATGCTGCGCCTGTACCGGGGCCCGTTCCCGCGGGCGTGCTCGTTGGTTTTGCCTTTGGACAGATGCGCGTCGAAACACTGGCGGGCCTCGCCAAACACGGCAGCCTGCGCCTGACGCCGTGGCGCCTGCTGCTGGTCGAGAACGCCCGCGATCTGCCCGACATCGACGGCGTCCTCATAGATCCCGCCGATCCGCTGTTGCGCATCACCGCCTGCACCGGCGCGCCGCGCTGCGAACAAGCACTGCAGGAAACGCGGGCGCTGGGCCGCGCCCTCGCGCCGCATCTTGGCGCCGGGGCTACGCTGCACATCTCCGGCTGCACCAAGGGGTGCGCCCATCCGCGCCCCGCGCCGCTGACACTGACGGGGCAGGCGCGGGGCTTTGCCCTCATCCACAATGGCACCGCCGCCGATACACCGATCCGCACGGGCCTCGCGCCCGATGAGCTGAAAGACCACATCTGATGCCACATGAATACATCACCGACGGGGCGGAGATTTACCGCCAGTCGTTCGCCACCATCCGAGCCGAGGCGGCGCTGAGCCGTTTCACGCCGGAGGAAGAAATCGTCGCCGTGCGCATGATCCACGCCGCCGGCATGGTCGGGCTGGAGGCGCACGTGGCCTTTACCGATGGCATGGCAATCGCCGCGCGCGCGGCCCTTGAGGATGGTGCGCCGATCCTCTGTGATGCCTATATGGTCAGCGAAGGCATCACGCGCAAACGCCTGCCGTGCGAGAATGAGGTCATCTGCACCCTGCGCGACACCCGCGTGCCCGACATGGCGCGCGACATGGCCAACACCCGCTCCGCCGCAGCGCTTGAGCTATGGCGCCCGCATCTGGCCGGCGCGGTCGTCGCCATCGGTAACGCGCCCACGGCGCTCTTCCACCTGCTCAACATGCTCGAAGACGCCGATTGCCCGCGCCCCGCCGCGATCATCGGCTGCCCCGTCGGATTTATCGGCGCGGCGGAAAGCAAGGACGCGCTGATGGCCGCCCCTCCGGTCCCGTCAATGATCGTGCGCGGTCGGCTGGGCGGCTCGGCGATCACGGTGGCGGCGGTCAACGCGCTCGCCAGCAGGGTGGAGTGACAATGGGCAAGGTTATCTGCGCGGGCCTCGGCCCCGGTGATCCCGAGTTGATGAGCGTGAAATCCGATCGCGCGATCCGGGGCGCGCGCCATGTGGCGTTCTTTCGCAAGAAAGGGCGCGCCGGGCAGGCCCGCACCATCGTCAAGGACATGCTGCGCGACGACGTGATCGAATACCCGATGGAATACCCCGTCACGACCGAAATCCCCTTTGGCAGTGACGCATATCGCCAGCTGATGGTGGATTTCTACGCCGAATGGGCCGACCGGCTGGAGGCCCTCGCGCGTGAGCATGAAGTGGTCGTTCTGTGCGAGGGCGATCCATTCTTTTACGGCTCGTTCATGCACCTGCACACCCGCCTTCAGGGCCGCGCCGAGGTGGAGGTCTTGCCTGCCATTCCCGGTATGGTCGGCTGCTGGAACGCGCTTGATACGCCGTTTACCTGGGGTGACGATGTGCTCAGCGTGCTTATGGGCACGCTGCCCGAGGAGGATCTGATCACCCACATGCAGCGCGCCGATGCGCTGGTGGTGATGAAAACCGGCCGCAACCTGCCCCGCGTGCGCCGCGCGCTGGCCACGACAGGGCGCCTCGATGATGCGTGGCTGGTGGAGCGTGGCACGATGCCTGGCCAACGCATCGCGCGGCTGGCCGATGTGGCCGATGACGACTGCCCCTATTTCGCAATCGTTCTGGTGCACGGGCAAGGACGGCGGCCCGAGGCCGACGCGTGAGCGGCTGGGTCGCCATCGTTGGCCTTGGCCCTGGCCGCGAAAGCCTCGTGACACCTGAGGTGCGAAGCGTGCTGGCCGACGCGACCGATGTGATCGGCTATATTCCCTACGTCAAACGCATCACCCCGCGCGACGGGCTGACGCTGCACGCCAGCGACAACCGGGTCGAGATCGACCGCGCCACCCATGCGCTGACGCTGGCGCAGAGTGGGGCGCGGGTGGTCGTGGTCTCCTCGGGCGATCCGGGCGTATTCGCCATGGCCTCCGCTGTGTTCGAGGCCTATGAGGCGCAGCCGCGGTTCGCCGATGTGCCGATCACCGTGCATCCCGGCATCACAGCGATGCTGGCCGCCTCTGCGGCACTGGGTGCACCGCTGGGCCATGATTTCTGCTGCATCAATCTCAGCGACAACCTCAAACCTTGGTCGGTGATCGAAAACCGCCTGCGCATGGCCGCGCGCGGGGATTTTGCCATGGCGTTCTACAACCCCCGCTCCAAATCGCGCCCCGTGCAATTTGGCCACGCACTCGCGATCCTGCGCGAGGAATGCGCGCCGGGCACGCTCATCAGCTTTGCCCGCAACGTCAGCCACGACGACCAGCGCCTCGTGACCGTGCCCTTGTCCGAGGCGACCGAAGACATGGCGGACATGCGGACGCTTGTGATCGTGGGAAACTCGGCGACCCGACGCGTGGGCCCCTACCTCTACACCCCCCGCTCGGCGGAGGCGTGAAGGTGGTGCAGAACAGTCTCTATTTCGGCGCAAACGGTGCCTTGGGGCAGCTTTGGTCGGTCCACCATGATGACCTTTGCACCTACAGCCCGCGCCGCGTCGATCTTGGCCCGTGCGCCGGTGCCCCCGGCGTTTTTGGCAACGACATGGGTGATGCCGTGTACCCTCATCAGCGCGGTATCGCCTGCCAAATCAAACGGCCCACGGGCGATGATCAGATCGGTCTGCGGCAGGGGCAACGCACCATCGGGTGGATCGACGAGCCGCAAAAGATAGCGATGCTGCGGAGCTGCGGCGAAGGCGTGCAGATGCATGCGCCCGATGGCCAGAAAAACGCGCGCAGGGCTTTGGGGCAGGGCAGCACAGGCCGCGTTCAGGTCGGAAACATTTTGCCAGTCATCACCGTCGACAGGCGACCACGCCGGTCGTTCAAAGCGGACCAGCGGCACGTCAACAGCCGCGCAGGCAGCGTGCGCGTTCCACGACATCCGCGCGGCAAAGGGATGCGTGGCGTCGACCACATTCGTGATCTGCTTTGCCGTTATGTATTCCCGCAACCCATCCGCACCGCCAAAACCGCCCACACGGGTTGTGACGGGCTGGGCAACCGGCGCCTTGGTGCGGCCTGCGTAGCTGAAGACAGTGTCTATCCCGGCGGAATGCAGGGCACGGGCCAACGCGCTTGCCTCTGTGGTTCCGCCCAGCAGAAGGACGCGCATCGTGTCTGACCCCTGGCTCAGCATCATCGGTTTGGGCGAGGATAGCCTTGACGCGCTGCCCCCCGCAAGCCGCGCCGCACTGGATGCAGCCGAGGTGGTGTTCGGCGGGCCGCGCCACCTTGCGCTGGCCGATGTGGGCGCGCGGGGGCAGCCGTGGCCCGTGCCATTCTCAACCGCGCCCGTGTTGGCCGCGCGGGGGCGCCGCGTCGCCGTGCTCGCGTCAGGCGATCCGTTCTGGCACGGGGCCGGTGGATCGCTGGTCCGTGATCTCACACCGGGGGAGTGGCAGTGCTTTTCCGCTCCGTCTGTCTTTTCGCTTGCCGCCGCGACACTCGGCTGGCGGATGGAGGAAATCACCTGCCACGGCCTGCACGCCGCCCCCTACGCCCGTCTGCGCCGCGTTCTGGCGCCAAACGCGCGGTTTCTGTGTACCCTGCGCGACAGCGCGGCGCCTGCCGAACTGGCCGCATGGCTGACAGAGATCGGCGCGGGCGCCGCCGAGATCACCGTGTTAGAGCGTATTGGTGGTCCTCATGCCCGTGTCCGCACCGCTCCCGCTGATGCC
Protein-coding regions in this window:
- a CDS encoding precorrin-2 C(20)-methyltransferase, which translates into the protein MGKVICAGLGPGDPELMSVKSDRAIRGARHVAFFRKKGRAGQARTIVKDMLRDDVIEYPMEYPVTTEIPFGSDAYRQLMVDFYAEWADRLEALAREHEVVVLCEGDPFFYGSFMHLHTRLQGRAEVEVLPAIPGMVGCWNALDTPFTWGDDVLSVLMGTLPEEDLITHMQRADALVVMKTGRNLPRVRRALATTGRLDDAWLVERGTMPGQRIARLADVADDDCPYFAIVLVHGQGRRPEADA
- a CDS encoding precorrin-8X methylmutase, producing the protein MPHEYITDGAEIYRQSFATIRAEAALSRFTPEEEIVAVRMIHAAGMVGLEAHVAFTDGMAIAARAALEDGAPILCDAYMVSEGITRKRLPCENEVICTLRDTRVPDMARDMANTRSAAALELWRPHLAGAVVAIGNAPTALFHLLNMLEDADCPRPAAIIGCPVGFIGAAESKDALMAAPPVPSMIVRGRLGGSAITVAAVNALASRVE
- the cobJ gene encoding precorrin-3B C(17)-methyltransferase, translating into MSGWVAIVGLGPGRESLVTPEVRSVLADATDVIGYIPYVKRITPRDGLTLHASDNRVEIDRATHALTLAQSGARVVVVSSGDPGVFAMASAVFEAYEAQPRFADVPITVHPGITAMLAASAALGAPLGHDFCCINLSDNLKPWSVIENRLRMAARGDFAMAFYNPRSKSRPVQFGHALAILREECAPGTLISFARNVSHDDQRLVTVPLSEATEDMADMRTLVIVGNSATRRVGPYLYTPRSAEA
- a CDS encoding cobalt-precorrin-6A reductase, encoding MRVLLLGGTTEASALARALHSAGIDTVFSYAGRTKAPVAQPVTTRVGGFGGADGLREYITAKQITNVVDATHPFAARMSWNAHAACAAVDVPLVRFERPAWSPVDGDDWQNVSDLNAACAALPQSPARVFLAIGRMHLHAFAAAPQHRYLLRLVDPPDGALPLPQTDLIIARGPFDLAGDTALMRVHGITHVVAKNAGGTGARAKIDAARAVGAKVIMVDRPKLPQGTVCAEIETVLHHLHASAERGV
- the cobG gene encoding precorrin-3B synthase, whose amino-acid sequence is MSAHEVKGWCPGALRPMRSGDGLVVRVRPFGGRLRRAQADGIATLAAAHGNGLLDLSSRGNLQIRGVTDTSLPHLIEGLRAMGLIDPSEEVESRRNILVTPFWAPGDGTEGLVSALTDALSTPDAPALPGKFGFAIDTQRSPALQNASADIRLERDAQGGLILVAEGMLTGKPVTQQTAVAEAMALADWFTRAGGGARRMSALIATGTVPKGHDTPRQAGNAAPVPGPVPAGVLVGFAFGQMRVETLAGLAKHGSLRLTPWRLLLVENARDLPDIDGVLIDPADPLLRITACTGAPRCEQALQETRALGRALAPHLGAGATLHISGCTKGCAHPRPAPLTLTGQARGFALIHNGTAADTPIRTGLAPDELKDHI